The sequence below is a genomic window from Syntrophales bacterium.
CTTCGGAATCTCCAGGCCAAGGGTGACGTCGAATGTATCGGGCGAGGCCCCGGTGCTCTATGGCGTAAAAGGGAAAAGAGGTAATACCCTTTAAAAGGGGTAATAAAGAGGGTAATGTTGGGCATTTATGAAATGTATATGAAAGGAAAGCCATGAGCAAGAACCTGATATTTTGTCGCGTAGGTCTCAAGAACTGGAAAAATTTCGCCAATGCGGAGGTGGCTGTCCAGGATCGCACTTTTTTGGTGGGACCGAATGCTTCCGGGAAATCGAATTTTTTGGACGCGTTCCGGTTTCTAAGAGATCTCGCTTCACCCGGCGGAGGATTTCAAGAATCCATCGAACGCCGCGGGGGCGTCACGGCTCTTCGTTGCCTGGCTGCCCGGCGCGACTCATATGTCGGGTTGTCTGTTGAACTCAAAGACCCAAGTAATACTTCAAAATGGGAATACGAGATCACATTCAACCAAACTAAACAGCGACGTCCGATCCTTCGAAAAGAACGAGTGGCCTTCAACGGAGAGGTTCTTCTGGACCGCCCCAATGATGAAGACCGTTACGACGAAGCCAGATTATCACAGACCTACCTTGAGCAGGTAAACGTGAATCGACCCTTCCGCGATCTGACAACATTTTTTTCATCCATCCGTTACCTCCATATCGTCCCTCAGCTTGTGAGAGAGCCCGATCGCTCCGTCGGCCGTTCTGATGATCCGTTTGGAGGAGATTTCCTAGAGCAGATTGCAAAGACACCTGAAAAGACCCGCAATGCGCGAATGCGCCGAATAAAAAACGCTCTTCACGTTGCCGTCCCTCAGCTTCAGGAAATCGAACTCGAACGCGATAACCGTGGGACGCCCCACTTGCGGGGAAAATTTCAGCACTGGCGACCACGAGGCGCGTGGCAGACCGAGGAACAACTCTCGGACGGCACCTTGCGTCTTATGGGTCTTTTATGGGCGGTAATGGAGGGAAGCGGTCCGCTGCTTCTCGAAGAACCCGAACTTTCCCT
It includes:
- a CDS encoding ATP-binding protein; protein product: MSKNLIFCRVGLKNWKNFANAEVAVQDRTFLVGPNASGKSNFLDAFRFLRDLASPGGGFQESIERRGGVTALRCLAARRDSYVGLSVELKDPSNTSKWEYEITFNQTKQRRPILRKERVAFNGEVLLDRPNDEDRYDEARLSQTYLEQVNVNRPFRDLTTFFSSIRYLHIVPQLVREPDRSVGRSDDPFGGDFLEQIAKTPEKTRNARMRRIKNALHVAVPQLQEIELERDNRGTPHLRGKFQHWRPRGAWQTEEQLSDGTLRLMGLLWAVMEGSGPLLLEEPELSLHPEIIRLLPQIFARIQRRTARQILISTHSPDLLRDDGIGLDEVLLFIPEKEGTVVSTAAAHQDIPSLLQGGLSLADVVIPKTRPEKSQQLALFGNN